One Gossypium hirsutum isolate 1008001.06 chromosome A11, Gossypium_hirsutum_v2.1, whole genome shotgun sequence genomic window carries:
- the LOC121209490 gene encoding transcription factor ORG2, with protein MCALFPVCEWPLDAPIGHQHIISGALAGFESFDDFHHFTFHDDMPRIQLNRPMLSAGDTGDENPTTVDKKLNHSASERVRRRKMNDLYSSLRSMLPPSEQTKRLSIPATVSRMLKYMPELQSQVEILLQKKQQILSTICKQDDHDLINQHHQNKTKLSDGFKVSPFTVSGTKVSDTEATIQISTVGPTSQGIPPLSPILYGLEEDGLFLTDASCFESFGGRVFYNLNF; from the exons ATGTGTGCTTTGTTTCCAGTATGTGAATGGCCCTTAGATGCTCCTATCGGCCACCAACATATCATCAGTGGTGCCCTTGCAGGCTTTGAAAGCTTTGATGATTTCCATCATTTTACATTCCATGATGATATGCCTCGAATCCAGCTCAATCGACCGATGTTGTCTGCCGGAGATACCGGTGATGAAAACCCAACCACCGTTGACAAGAAGCTTAACCACAGTGCGAGTGAGCGTGTACGGAGACGAAAGATGAATGACTTGTACTCGTCACTTCGTTCAATGCTCCCACCATCTGAACAAACG AAAAGGTTGAGTATTCCGGCCACAGTTTCAAGAATGTTGAAATACATGCCAGAGTTACAATCACAAGTGGAGATACTGCTACAAAAGAAACAACAAATTCTCTCAACCATTTGCAAGCAAGATGATCATGACCTTATTAATCAACatcatcaaaacaaaacaaaattatcgGACGGGTTTAAAGTGTCGCCATTCACGGTTTCCGGTACTAAGGTTAGCGATACAGAAGCGACGATTCAGATCTCAACGGTCGGGCCGACGTCTCAAGGGATTCCGCCGTTGTCACCTATATTGTATGGATTAGAAGAAGATGGTCTTTTTTTAACGGATGCTTCTTGCTTTGAATCTTTTGGTGGAAGAGTGTTCTATAACTTGAATTTTTAG